One window of the Doryrhamphus excisus isolate RoL2022-K1 chromosome 10, RoL_Dexc_1.0, whole genome shotgun sequence genome contains the following:
- the plxnb3 gene encoding plexin-B3: MLASSTLPFLLLPLFFLFLPTPLTASDSSVRWVTLRGAPLGHLALDAQAGLLYVGGVDHLYQLTSDLELMSHVKTGPHLDSVDCVPPISLKDCPSAKPTSNYNKMLLLETGQGEEPGTLIVCGSLYYGICEKRSLSNISQLVYQSSNPLDNQFVAANDPFVSTVGIVLTTRLASGQMLRFMLVGRGYTSKGFPFDIPPITTRRLYPVVLPHRAFVQEEELGRLFIGSYSKYDTNFIKVVALDDHVYFLFTRVAERYRAEYRTYVSRLCISDRKFYSYVEVPLLCHGGYNLARGAWLGRHSGKPALFVTMTAGWESTSMATDNSALCVYGMAELDAMIKEAKESCYTRGGRGVKGQEEAYIAYSRSYNCLNLPKASVSQCPCGCEHTPNPIASVGSLAATPAITATTQLTAVATTTETGHTVAFVGDHEGRLHKVLVRSDGSGEVYGTVMVDSGSAVGPDLLLDASQQNLFVLTSNRLSKVPVSSCHTNTDCQSCLATRDLYCGWCVLEGRCSRQHECERHLQANHWIWSFDSSKQCMTVHSVQPANQSKDEQTQVTLSLAQLPVLSATESLSCVFHHLPPQPAFITGTSITCQSPAPELLPPLPTGRDHMTLPVLLKFGHVTITTANMTFYDCGAVSHLNQTSQCLACVDSMWKCNWCPLDQQCTHRDTCANQHIILNQRDSSGPGQCPLVFGLQSSAVVPVGLTSSVVLKAENLHIYKDEAQYVCVVDIEGVQVNLTADVQKTQDNTHTFTCSPHRFDYAASQLVYSAAIFLRTGTRRIDALPGLQLQLYNCSVGQSDCSQCWVVPKEYGCVWCTGSTAPSCVYNQTCNGIPSETCPPPQITQVHPLSGPLEGGMLVTISGSNLGMSYHDVVGGVTVAGVDCPLQPEEYKISTRVVCMLQASQKQRAGPVLVTTGKGPPGKSAMNFNYQDPRILGLLPDKGPLSGGTRLTIKGRQLLTGQTSHLNAFLGTQHCYIVEEVSDSQLVCLTLARNQTGKVPIRVLFSKAERSIPNVTFRYVDDPVIMDAMPTESFYAGGRVILVSGRNLDVVQEPIMSVWVEPVDVQRVKRRKRLALFNARQQAVVNTMDTVSERCSVLSSSQMTCPTPSVPADVKVKGVWFQMDNVRIHYESIKGKSFTYHPNPRLFPLNREAPDAPYYFKAGGVLAVEGEDLTRAMSRQEVTVLLGDQECEVKTLDSTHLYCEPPEVQPMSVDDSSRLPRLQVLMGYLQVDLGMVQYDSDLLLLPIPLGAQIGLGAGAAVILLSVLVVILMYRRKSKQALRDYKKVLVQLETLEINVGDQCRKEFTDLMTEMMDLSSDVGGPGLPLLDYRTYAERVFFPGHQAAPLSRHLDLPEFRRHTVEQGLQQLNNLLNNRLFLTRFIHTLEAQQGFSQRDRGYVASLLTMALHDKLEYFTEVMKSLLQDLVQQYVVKNPKLMLRRTETVVEKMLTNWMSICLYSFLKEVAGEPLYMLYRAIKYQVDKGPVDAVTGKAKRTLNDSHLLREDIDYCAVTLTVLVKNGAEVQPCPVKVLDTDTITQVKDKILDQVYRGAAFSQRPAADSLDLEWRSGQAGHLTLSDDDVTAVVQGRWKRLNTLQHYKVPDGATVALVPRSQSSSGTRVNQVFQTGEKTPMLESEEEEGLRLWHLVKSSEDPEIPKHRKSSMRERERAKAIPEIYLTRLLSMKGTLQKFVDDVFVAILSTKRPPPIAVRFFFDFLDDMAEKHGIDDPETVHIWKTNSLPLRFWVNILKNPQFVLDVQVTDSIDAVLSVIAQTFIDSCTTSEHKVGRDSPVNKLLYAREIPRYKQLVERYYSDIHSAASGCYQEMNSTLTELSGSFASEMNSLVALHELYKYINKYYDQVIMSLEEDNSGQKMQLAYRLQQVAALVENKVTDL; encoded by the exons ATGTTGGCATCCTCTACCCTCCCatttctcctcctccccctttttttcctcttcctgcCGACACCACTCACGGCCTCAGACTCGTCGGTGCGGTGGGTGACACTGCGCGGTGCCCCCCTCGGTCACCTTGCGTTGGACGCCCAGGCAGGGCTTCTGTACGTGGGCGGAGTGGACCACCTGTACcagctgacctctgacctggagCTGATGTCCCACGTGAAGACCGGCCCTCACCTGGACTCAGTGGACTGTGTTCCCCCGATCTCCCTGAAGGACTGTCCCTCAGCCAAGCCCACCAGCAACTATAACAAGATGTTGCTACTAGAAACTGGACAGGGAGAAGAACCTGGTACTTTGATAGTCTGTGGCTCGCTTTACTACGGTATCTGTGAAAAGAG GAGTCTGTCCAACATTTCCCAGCTGGTCTACCAGTCGTCCAACCCCTTGGACAATCAGTTTGTTGCCGCCAACGACCCTTTTGTCTCCACCGTGGGCATCGTGCTCACTACGAGGTTAGCTAGCGGCCAGATGCTTCGTTTCATGCTAGTCGGGCGCGGCTATACCAGCAAGGGTTTCCCATTCGACATCCCGCCCATCACGACACGGCGTCTCTACCCGGTGGTGCTTCCTCACCGCGCCTTTGTTCAGGAGGAGGAGCTTGGCAGACTCTTCATCGGCAGCTACTCCAAGTACGACACCAACTTCATTAAAGTGGTCGCGCTGGATGACCACGTCTACTTTCTCTTCACGCGTGTGGCGGAGCGCTACAGGGCGGAGTACCGCACCTACGTCTCCCGTCTCTGCATCTCCGACCGCAAATTCTACTCGTACGTGGAAGTGCCGCTGCTTTGCCACGGGGGCTACAACCTGGCAAGGGGGGCGTGGCTTGGACGACACTCAGGGAAGCCTGCGCTCTTTGTCACCATGACGGCCGGGTGGGAGTCCACATCCATGGCAACAGATAACTCAGCTCTGTGCGTGTACGGTATGGCGGAGCTGGATGCCATGATAAAGGAAGCCAAGGAGTCATGCTACACGAGAGGAGGGCGCGGGGTCAAAGGGCAGGAGGAGGCCTACATTGCCTACAGCCGCTCGTACAACTGTCTCAATCTCCCCAAG GCGTCCGTCTCCCAGTGTCCGTGTGGGTGTGAGCACACGCCCAATCCCATCGCCAGCGTCGGTTCTCTGGCGGCCACGCCTGCCATCACCGCCACCACCCAGCTGACTGCCGTCGCCACAACAACAGAGACCGGACACACGGTGGCATTTGTGGGGGACCACGAGGGACGACTACACAAG GTTCTGGTGCGGTCAGACGGTTCAGGCGAAGTGTACGGGACCGTGATGGTGGACAGCGGCAGTGCAGTTGGCCCTGACCTCTTATTGGACGCCAGCCAGCAGAACCTCTTTGTTCTTACAAGTAACAGG CTGTCCAAAGTTCCGGTGTCATCATGTCACACCAACACCGACTGCCAGTCCTGTCTGGCCACCAGGGACCTGTACTGTGGCTGGTGCGTCCTGGAGGGAAG ATGTTCCCGGCAACACGAGTGTGAGCGCCACCTTCAGGCCAACCACTGGATCTGGAGCTTTGACTCCTCGAAGCAGTGCATGACTGTGCACAGCGtgcagccagccaatcagagcaaAGATGAGCAGACTCAG GTCACACTGTCGCTGGCCCAGCTTCCCGTCCTTTCGGCGACGGAGTCTCTCTCCTGTGTCTTTCATCATCTCCCACCTCAGCCGGCATTCATTACCGGGACCAgcatcacctgtcaatcacctgCGCCTGAGCTCCTCCCACCGCTGCCCACAGGACGCG ATCACATGACACTGCCTGTGTTGCTGAAGTTTGGTCACGTGACCATCACAACAGCCAACATGACCTTCTACGACTGCGGAGCCGTCAGCCACCTCAATCAAACCTCCCA GTGTCTAGCGTGTGTCGACAGCATGTGGAAGTGTAACTGGTGTCCTCTGGACCAACAATGTACTCACAGAGACACGTGTGCTAACCAACACATCATACTCAACCAGAGG GACTCCTCTGGTCCAGGTCAGTGTCCTCTGGTCTTCGGTCTTCAGAGTTCTGCCGTAGTTCCTGTGGGCTTAACAAGCAGTGTGGTTCTGAAGGCTGAGAACTTGCACATCTACAAG gACGAGgctcagtatgtgtgtgtggtggacATCGAGGGTGTCCAAGTCAACCTAACAGCAGATGTCCAGAAAACacaggacaacacacacaccttcaccTGCAGCCCCCATCgg TTTGACTATGCTGCCAGTCAACTGGTTTATTCAGCGGCCATCTTCCTGAGGACAGGAACCAGACGCATCGACGCTTTACCTGGTCTTCAGT TGCAACTGTACAACTGCTCAGTCGGCCAATCGGATTGTTCCCAGTGCTGGGTGGTCCCTAAGGAGTACGGCTGTGTGTGGTGCACAGGAAGCACCGCCCCCAGCTGTGTCTACAACCAAACCTGCAACGGCATCCCCTCAGAAACATGCCCACCACCGCAGATCACGCAG GTGCACCCACTGTCTGGTCCTCTGGAGGGCGGAATGTTGGTGACAATTAGTGGCTCCAACCTGGGAATGAGCTACCATGATGTTGTGGGCGGTGTTACAGTGGCAGGTGTGGACTGCCCTCTCCAACCTGAAGAGTACAAAATATCcaccag GGTCGTGTGTATGCTGCAGGCCAGCCAGAAGCAGAGAGCAGGGCCTGTCCTCGTTACCACGGGAAAAGGTCCACCAGGAAAATCCGCCATGAACTTCAACTATCAG GACCCACGTATCCTGGGTCTACTTCCTGATAAAGGTCCGCTTTCTGGAGGGACCAGGTTGACGATCAAAGGACGGCAGCTGTTGACGGGCCAGACGTCCCACCTGAACGCATTCCTCGGAACACAACACTGCTACAT TGTGGAGGAGGTCAGCGACAGCCAGCTGGTTTGTCTGACTCTTGCCAGAAATCAAACCGGCAAGGTTCCAATTCGGGTTTTGTTCAGTAAGGCAGAGCGTTCCATTCCCAATGTGACATTCCGATACGTGGATGACCCTGTCATCATGGACGCCATGCCGACGGAGAGCTTCTATGC AGGGGGGCGGGTCATTTTGGTGAGTGGCAGAAATCTTGATGTGgtgcaggagccaatcatgtcCGTGTGGGTGGAGCCTGTGGACGTCCAGAGAGTGAAACGTAGAAAACGACTGGCTCTTTTCAACGCCAGACAGCAGGCAGTCGTGAACACCATGGACACG GTCTCCGAGCGCTGCTCTGTACTGTCTTCCTCTCAGATGACCTGCCCGACTCCTTCCGTCCCCGCAGATGTGAAAGTGAAGGGCGTCTGGTTCCAAATGGACAACGTGCGAATCCATTACGAGAGCATCAAG GGCAAGAGCTTCACCTACCATCCAAATCCTCGGCTCTTCCCTCTCAATCGGGAAGCTCCAGATGCTCCATATTACTTCAAAGCCGGCGGCGTGCTCGCTGTGGAG GGAGAAGACCTGACACGTGCAATGTCCAGACAAGAAGTGACAGTTCTGCTGGGAGACCAGGAATGTGAGGTGAAGACATTGGACAGCACACACCTGTACTGCGAGCCTCCTGAGGTGCAGCCAATGAGCGTGGACGACAGCAGCAGGTTGCCTCGTCTCCAG GTACTGATGGGATACTTGCAGGTAGACTTGGGAATGGTTCAGTACGACAGCGACCTTCTGCTGCTTCCCATTCCATTGGGTGCTCAGATCGGTTTGGGGGCGGGAGCGGCTGTCATACTCCTTTCCGTACTCGTCGTCATACTCATGTACAG GAGGAAGAGCAAGCAAGCCCTCAGAGACTACAAGAAGGTTCTGGTGCAGTTGGAAACGTTGGAGATCAACGTGGGCGATCAGTGTCGCAAAGAGTTCACTG ATCTAATGACGGAGATGATGGACCTGAGCAGCGACGTAGGAGGACCAGGTCTTCCCCTTCTGGACTATCGCACATACGCAGAGAGAGTGTTCTTCCCAGGCCACCAGGCAGCCCCTCTCAGCCGACACCTGGACCTACCGGAGTTCAGGAGACACACGGTGGAACAGGGTCTCCAGCAGCTGAACAACCTGCTCAACAACAGGCTCTTCCTAACCAGG TTTATCCACACGCTGGAGGCTCAGCAGGGCTTCTCACAGCGCGACCGCGGTTACGTAGCCAGTCTGCTGACCATGGCGCTACACGACAAGCTGGAGTACTTCACCGAAGTCATGAAAAGTTTACTGCAGGATCTGGTTCAGCAGTACGTTGTCAAGAACCCCAAACTCATGCTAAGAAG GACAGAGACGGTTGTTGAGAAGATGTTGACCAACTGGATGTCCATATGTCTCTACTCCTTCCTCAAG GAGGTGGCAGGGGAGCCCCTCTACATGCTCTACCGGGCCATCAAGTACCAGGTGGACAAAGGTCCAGTGGACGCAGTGACAGGAAAAGCTAAGAGGACACTCAATGACAGCCACCTTCTTCGTGAGGACATCGACTACTGTGCTGTG actCTAACAGTGCTGGTGAAGAATGGTGCTGAAGTTCAACCTTGTCCCGTCAAAGTGCTCGACACGGACACCATCACACAG GTGAAGGACAAGATCCTGGACCAGGTCTACAGAGGAGCTGCTTTCTCTCAAAGACCAGCAGCTGACAGCTTGGATTTAG AGTGGCGTTCTGGTCAGGCGGGTCACCTGACGTTGTcggatgatgatgtcacagccGTGGTTCAAGGTCGCTGGAAAAGACTGAACACGCTGCAGCACTACAAG GTTCCAGATGGAGCTACGGTTGCTCTGGTTCCACGGTCTCAGAGTTCCAGTGGCACTCGTGTAAACCAGGTGTTTCAGACTGGAGAAA AAACGCCGATGCTGGAgagtgaagaagaagaggggCTTCGACTGTGGCATCTGGTGAAAAGCAGTGAAGATCCCGAAATTCCCAAACACAGGAAGAGCAGtatgagggagagagagagagcaaaggCTATACCTGAGATTTACCTGACCAGACTGCTGTCCATGAAG GGAACACTCCAGAAGTTTGTGGACGACGTCTTTGTGGCCATCCTGAGCACCAAGCGTCCTCCTCCCATCGCAGTCAGGTTTTTCTTTGACTTCCTGGACGACATGGCGGAGAAACACGGTATCGATGATCCAGAGACTGTTCACATCTGGAAGACAAACAG TTTGCCTCTCAGGTTCTGGGTCAACATCCTGAAGAACCCTCAGTTCGTTTTGGACGTCCAGGTCACGGACAGCATTGACGCTGTCCTGTCCGTCATCGCTCAGACATTCATTGACTCGTGCACCACATCAGAGCACAAAGTGGGACGG GACTCTCCAGTCAACAAGCTGCTCTATGCCAGAGAAATCCCTCGCTACAAACAGTTGGTGGAGAG gtactACAGTGACATCCACAGTGCTGCATCTGGATGCTACCAGGAGATGAACTCCACTCTGACTGAACTTTCTGGG agctttgcttccgagatgaACAGTCTTGTTGCACTTCATGAACTCTACAAGTACATCAATAAATACTATGACCAG GTCATCATGTCACTGGAGGAGGATAATTCCGGTCAGAAGATGCAGTTAGCCTATCGACTGCAGCAGGTTGCCGCCCTGGTAGAGAACAAGGTCACGGACCTCTGA